Proteins encoded together in one Paracidovorax wautersii window:
- the recO gene encoding DNA repair protein RecO produces MAARRVADEPAYVLHRYDWSESSLILETFTRHYGRVALVAKGAKKPTSNFRPVLLPLQPLRVTYTLGAEGHGEIHALKGAEWVGGHVMPTGDALLSGLYLNELLLRLLAREDTHAPLFDAYAGVVRVLGSEHGDALEPVLRSFELLLLREIGLLPALDAETSTLAALEPGARYALVPEAGLRPVLPADRATLAGSQWQALQRALDAPAHYTATLRAIATAEGAVAADLKSQLRAVLQYHCGSPVLRTRQLMMDLQKL; encoded by the coding sequence ATGGCCGCCCGCCGCGTTGCCGACGAACCCGCCTATGTGCTGCACCGCTACGACTGGAGCGAGTCCAGCCTGATCCTGGAGACCTTCACGCGCCACTATGGCCGCGTGGCGCTGGTGGCCAAGGGGGCGAAGAAACCCACGTCCAACTTCCGCCCGGTGCTGCTGCCGCTGCAGCCGCTGCGCGTGACCTATACGCTGGGCGCCGAGGGACATGGGGAGATCCATGCGCTCAAGGGCGCGGAGTGGGTGGGCGGGCACGTGATGCCGACTGGCGACGCGCTGCTGTCCGGCCTGTACCTGAACGAACTGCTGCTGCGGCTGCTGGCGCGCGAGGACACGCATGCCCCGCTGTTCGACGCCTATGCCGGCGTGGTGCGCGTGCTGGGCAGCGAGCACGGCGACGCCCTGGAGCCCGTGCTGCGCAGCTTCGAGCTGCTGCTGCTGCGAGAGATCGGTCTGCTGCCGGCGCTCGATGCCGAGACCTCCACGCTGGCCGCCCTGGAGCCCGGCGCACGCTATGCCCTGGTGCCCGAGGCCGGGCTGCGCCCGGTGTTGCCGGCCGACCGTGCCACGCTGGCCGGCAGCCAGTGGCAGGCGCTGCAGCGGGCGCTGGACGCGCCGGCGCACTACACGGCCACGCTGCGCGCCATCGCGACGGCGGAGGGCGCCGTGGCAGCCGACCTCAAGAGCCAGCTCCGCGCCGTGCTGCAGTACCACTGCGGCAGCCCGGTGCTGCGCACGCGCCAGCTGATGATGGATCTGCAGAAACTCTGA
- the nagZ gene encoding beta-N-acetylhexosaminidase codes for MIEHAPLILDVAGTALTAADRRRLAHPLTGGVILFARNWESRAQLLELTATIKAVRDDLLICVDHEGGRVQRFRTDGFTHIPPMRAFGELWMNDGQGAKALPGSGALRATNAATAAGYVLGSELRSCGVDFSFTPVLDLDYGESGVIGDRSFHRDSRVVALLAKSLMHGLLQAGMANCGKHFPGHGAVRADSHTEIPVDKRSLKAILADDAAPYPWLSSTLTSVMPAHVIYPKVDARPAGFSRRWLQDILRQQLRFDGAVFSDDLSMEGARRIEGQAVSYTDAALAALDAGCDLVLLCNQSLGDGEPVDELLDGLEAAQRAGRWQPSPDSESRRIALLPETLPQPWDELMLQPAYMQALDLLP; via the coding sequence ATGATCGAACACGCTCCCCTGATCCTCGACGTGGCCGGCACCGCGCTCACCGCGGCCGACCGCCGCCGTCTGGCCCACCCGCTCACCGGCGGCGTCATCCTGTTCGCCCGCAACTGGGAAAGCCGCGCGCAGCTGCTGGAGCTCACCGCCACCATCAAGGCCGTGCGGGACGACCTGCTCATCTGCGTGGACCACGAAGGCGGCCGCGTGCAGCGCTTTCGCACCGACGGCTTCACGCACATCCCGCCGATGCGCGCCTTCGGCGAGCTGTGGATGAACGACGGGCAGGGCGCGAAGGCGCTGCCCGGCAGCGGCGCCCTGCGCGCCACCAATGCGGCCACCGCAGCGGGCTACGTGCTGGGCAGCGAGCTGCGCTCCTGCGGCGTCGATTTCAGCTTCACGCCGGTGCTGGACCTGGACTACGGCGAGAGCGGCGTGATCGGTGACCGCTCCTTCCACCGCGACTCGCGCGTGGTGGCGCTGCTGGCCAAGAGCCTCATGCACGGCCTGCTGCAGGCCGGCATGGCCAACTGCGGCAAGCACTTCCCCGGCCACGGCGCCGTGCGGGCCGATTCCCATACCGAGATCCCGGTGGACAAGCGCAGTCTCAAGGCCATCCTGGCCGACGACGCCGCGCCCTACCCGTGGCTGTCGAGCACGCTCACCAGCGTCATGCCCGCGCACGTGATCTACCCCAAGGTGGATGCGCGCCCCGCCGGCTTCTCGCGCCGCTGGCTGCAGGACATCCTGCGCCAGCAATTGCGCTTCGACGGCGCGGTCTTCAGCGACGACCTCAGCATGGAGGGCGCGCGCCGCATCGAAGGCCAGGCCGTCAGCTACACCGACGCCGCCCTGGCTGCGCTCGACGCCGGCTGCGACCTGGTGCTGCTGTGCAACCAGAGCCTGGGCGACGGCGAGCCGGTGGACGAACTGCTGGACGGCCTGGAGGCCGCACAGCGCGCCGGCCGCTGGCAGCCAAGCCCGGACAGCGAATCGCGCCGCATCGCCCTGCTGCCCGAGACGCTGCCCCAGCCGTGGGACGAGCTGATGCTGCAGCCGGCCTACATGCAGGCGCTGGACCTGTTGCCCTGA
- a CDS encoding pyridoxine 5'-phosphate synthase: MTTSHPRTALSVNVNKVALVRNTRHLGIPSVTRAATLCLEAGAQGITIHPRPDERHIRAQDVHELAALMQQWPGREFNIEGNPTQNLMDFIRQVRPAQATFVPDSEAQFTSDHGWSFPQDAERLQPLIAECRALGVRVSLFMDPLPEQMAAARAVGADRVELYTEPYAAAWGTPDQATQLARYAAAAQAALDAGLGVNAGHDLNRDNLAAFVRDVPGLLEVSIGHALIADALELGYAATVRAYQQCIDDGVAARRS; the protein is encoded by the coding sequence ATGACCACCTCCCATCCGCGCACCGCCCTGTCCGTCAACGTCAACAAGGTGGCGCTGGTGCGCAATACGCGCCACCTGGGCATTCCCAGCGTGACCCGTGCCGCCACGCTGTGCCTGGAAGCCGGCGCGCAGGGCATCACCATCCACCCGCGCCCGGACGAGCGCCACATCCGCGCGCAGGACGTGCACGAGCTGGCCGCGCTGATGCAGCAATGGCCCGGCCGCGAGTTCAACATCGAAGGCAACCCCACGCAGAACCTGATGGACTTCATCCGCCAGGTGCGGCCGGCGCAGGCCACCTTCGTGCCCGACAGCGAGGCGCAGTTCACCAGCGACCACGGCTGGAGCTTTCCGCAGGACGCAGAGCGCCTGCAGCCGCTGATCGCCGAATGCCGGGCCCTGGGCGTGCGCGTCAGCCTGTTCATGGACCCGCTGCCCGAGCAGATGGCCGCGGCCCGCGCTGTCGGCGCCGACCGGGTCGAGCTGTACACCGAGCCGTATGCCGCCGCCTGGGGCACGCCCGACCAGGCCACGCAGCTGGCGCGCTATGCCGCCGCCGCGCAGGCTGCGCTGGATGCCGGCCTGGGCGTGAACGCCGGGCACGACCTGAACCGTGACAACCTGGCGGCCTTTGTGCGCGACGTGCCTGGCCTGCTGGAGGTCTCCATCGGCCATGCGCTCATCGCCGACGCGCTGGAGCTGGGCTATGCCGCCACCGTGCGCGCCTACCAGCAGTGCATCGACGACGGCGTGGCGGCACGGCGCTCCTGA
- the rnc gene encoding ribonuclease III produces MTSSLSSLQDRLQHTFSDPALLQRAVTHRSFSADHNERLEFLGDSVLNLAVSSLLYRQLRDLPEGDLSRVRANLVKQDTLHGLAMRLQLSDLLRLGEGEAKSGGKLRPSILADALEALIGAVYLDAGYGPAEALVHRLFEGVDVNPQMQAAAKDPKTALQEWLQGRKMKLPLYRVVGTVGAAHRQTFDVECEISELGLTERGIGGSRRAGEQAAAAAMLATLKARHA; encoded by the coding sequence GTGACCAGCAGTCTGTCTTCCCTGCAGGATCGCCTGCAGCACACCTTCTCCGATCCCGCGCTCCTGCAGCGCGCGGTGACCCACCGCAGTTTCTCGGCGGACCACAACGAGCGCCTGGAATTCCTGGGCGACTCCGTGCTCAACCTGGCCGTCTCCAGCCTGCTGTACCGGCAGCTGAGGGACCTGCCCGAAGGCGATCTGTCCCGCGTGCGCGCCAACCTGGTCAAGCAGGACACGCTGCACGGCCTGGCCATGCGGCTGCAGCTGTCCGACCTGCTGCGCCTGGGCGAAGGCGAGGCCAAGTCGGGCGGCAAGCTGCGCCCGTCCATCCTCGCCGATGCGCTGGAGGCCCTGATCGGCGCCGTCTACCTGGATGCCGGCTACGGGCCTGCGGAGGCGCTGGTGCACCGGCTGTTCGAAGGCGTGGACGTCAACCCGCAGATGCAGGCGGCCGCCAAGGACCCCAAGACCGCGTTGCAGGAGTGGCTGCAGGGCCGCAAAATGAAGCTGCCGCTGTACCGCGTGGTCGGTACGGTGGGGGCTGCGCACCGCCAGACGTTCGACGTGGAGTGCGAAATTTCCGAACTGGGCCTGACCGAGCGCGGCATTGGCGGCTCGCGCCGGGCCGGCGAGCAGGCGGCCGCTGCCGCCATGCTGGCCACATTGAAAGCAAGACACGCATGA
- a CDS encoding mechanosensitive ion channel domain-containing protein: MLLRFKNHLPPWIQDWLDIIVPGIQILAIVIAALLLQRLLRRLLRRAGEHYHWPIELVVTVNGLLRWIILGSTVLLVLERLGVSATVLWTAFTGFATVGAVAFFAAWSVLSNLFCALLIFTVGPFRLGDYIEVLDTAEKPGAKGRVVDINLLYTTLEDFGADDEHPAFIQVPNALMFQRVVRRWKGTPPPAAATVPAEPATPAATAPAAAPTPPAGLPPAL; this comes from the coding sequence ATGCTGCTTCGCTTCAAGAACCATCTGCCCCCCTGGATCCAGGACTGGCTGGACATCATCGTGCCCGGGATACAGATCCTGGCCATCGTCATCGCCGCCCTGCTGCTGCAGCGCCTGCTGCGGCGCCTGCTGCGGCGCGCCGGCGAGCACTACCACTGGCCCATCGAACTGGTGGTGACCGTCAACGGCCTGCTGCGCTGGATCATCCTGGGCAGCACCGTCCTGCTGGTGCTGGAGCGCCTGGGCGTATCGGCCACGGTGCTGTGGACCGCCTTCACCGGCTTCGCCACGGTGGGGGCGGTGGCCTTCTTCGCGGCCTGGAGCGTGCTCTCCAACCTGTTCTGCGCGCTGCTGATCTTCACCGTGGGGCCCTTCCGGCTGGGCGACTACATCGAGGTGCTCGACACGGCCGAAAAGCCCGGCGCCAAGGGCCGGGTGGTGGACATCAACCTGCTCTACACCACGCTGGAAGACTTCGGGGCCGATGACGAGCACCCGGCCTTCATCCAGGTGCCCAACGCCTTGATGTTCCAGCGCGTCGTGCGGCGCTGGAAAGGCACGCCGCCCCCGGCTGCGGCCACCGTGCCGGCCGAGCCCGCCACCCCGGCGGCCACCGCACCCGCGGCTGCGCCCACACCGCCAGCAGGCTTGCCGCCCGCGCTCTGA
- the acpS gene encoding holo-ACP synthase has product MIYGIGTDICDVRRVRASLERHGDRFAEKVLAEGELATWRARSARWPERGVRYLATRFSAKEAFSKAVGMGMRMPMTWRHCEVANLRTGQPVIVLHGALKEWFEAQGLRCHITVTDESDYAASFCVVEKI; this is encoded by the coding sequence ATGATCTACGGCATTGGAACCGACATCTGCGACGTGCGCCGCGTCCGGGCCAGCCTGGAGCGCCACGGCGACCGCTTCGCCGAGAAGGTGCTGGCCGAAGGCGAACTGGCCACCTGGCGGGCCCGCAGCGCCCGCTGGCCCGAACGCGGCGTGCGCTACCTCGCCACCCGCTTTTCGGCCAAGGAGGCATTCAGCAAGGCCGTCGGCATGGGCATGCGCATGCCCATGACCTGGCGCCACTGCGAGGTGGCCAACCTGCGTACCGGCCAGCCCGTGATCGTGCTGCACGGTGCGCTCAAGGAGTGGTTCGAGGCGCAGGGCCTGCGCTGCCACATCACCGTGACCGACGAGAGCGACTACGCGGCCAGCTTCTGCGTGGTCGAGAAGATTTAA
- the era gene encoding GTPase Era, translated as MNEDATKDVAGGADESSAGGQNDLEAMLAAAKPGGGAAAVDATGQRCGLIAIVGKPNVGKSTLMNALVGQKISITSRKAQTTRHRITGIRTRENTQFVFVDTPGFQTKHSTALNKSLNKTVMGAIGDVDLILFVVEAGSFTLADAKVLSLFKPGIPTLLIANKLDEVHRRAEIAPWLKGMQERHPFAEFVPMSAKNKGDIERLFGICAKYLPEQPFWYAEDELTDRSEKFLASETVREKLFRFTGDELPYTSTVVIDKFEEEPSKTHKRFVRVAATIVVERDGHKAMVIGEKGERLKRISTEARQEMERLMDAKVFLEVWVKVRSGWADDEARVRSFGYE; from the coding sequence ATGAACGAAGATGCTACGAAAGATGTAGCTGGTGGCGCTGATGAATCAAGCGCTGGCGGCCAAAATGACCTGGAAGCCATGCTGGCGGCCGCCAAGCCGGGTGGCGGCGCGGCGGCGGTGGACGCCACGGGCCAGCGCTGCGGCCTGATCGCCATCGTCGGCAAGCCCAACGTGGGCAAGTCCACGCTGATGAACGCGCTGGTGGGGCAGAAGATCTCCATCACCTCGCGCAAGGCGCAGACCACGCGCCACCGCATCACCGGCATCCGCACGCGCGAGAACACGCAGTTCGTGTTCGTCGATACGCCGGGTTTCCAGACCAAGCACAGCACGGCGCTCAACAAGTCGCTGAACAAGACCGTGATGGGCGCCATCGGCGACGTGGACCTGATCCTCTTCGTGGTGGAAGCCGGCAGCTTCACGCTGGCCGACGCCAAGGTGCTGTCGCTCTTCAAGCCCGGCATTCCCACGCTGCTGATCGCCAACAAGCTCGACGAGGTGCACCGCCGCGCCGAGATCGCGCCCTGGCTCAAGGGCATGCAGGAGCGCCACCCGTTCGCCGAGTTCGTGCCCATGTCGGCCAAGAACAAGGGCGATATCGAGCGGTTGTTCGGCATCTGCGCCAAGTACCTGCCCGAGCAGCCCTTCTGGTACGCCGAGGACGAACTGACCGACCGCAGCGAGAAGTTCCTGGCCAGCGAGACGGTGCGCGAGAAGCTGTTCCGCTTCACCGGCGACGAGCTGCCCTACACCTCGACCGTGGTCATCGACAAGTTCGAGGAAGAGCCGAGCAAGACGCACAAGCGCTTCGTGCGCGTGGCGGCCACCATCGTGGTGGAGCGCGACGGCCACAAGGCCATGGTGATCGGCGAGAAGGGCGAGCGCCTGAAGCGCATCAGCACCGAGGCGCGGCAGGAGATGGAGCGGCTGATGGACGCCAAGGTGTTCCTCGAAGTGTGGGTCAAGGTCCGTTCGGGCTGGGCCGACGACGAGGCCCGGGTGCGCTCTTTCGGATATGAATGA
- a CDS encoding diguanylate cyclase domain-containing protein produces the protein MPVTPISGQPVPSAPIAEAGSFSVLVVEDQASMRAALVGELRHVGITEVHEAGSAHPAVEAFRQHRPDLVLLDIRLAGAEDGYWVAQQMRESEPGGWTPIIFLSALDSDLDVWRGIEAGGDDYLVKPVKPIVLVAKLRAMRRLLDMRRRLVSLSEELHQANQRLNEMVEVDALTGLVNRRGFDRLLHSEIAAARRDGTPLTLMLCDLDHFKHYNDTRGHVQGDACLKEVSRVLREVCVRPRDVASRYGGEEFALILPNTPRSGAMTFARALGKVLKVRAIAHEGSPLGDRLTLSGGITTCIPDETTSAEGMLMRADEALYAAKAQGRNRFFSFEMQMDTVEQLRG, from the coding sequence ATGCCTGTCACCCCCATCTCCGGCCAGCCCGTTCCCTCGGCCCCCATTGCCGAAGCAGGCTCCTTTTCGGTGCTGGTCGTCGAGGACCAGGCCTCCATGCGGGCTGCGCTGGTGGGCGAGCTGCGCCACGTCGGCATCACCGAAGTGCACGAGGCCGGCTCGGCCCACCCGGCCGTCGAAGCCTTCCGCCAGCACCGTCCCGATCTGGTGCTGCTCGACATCCGCCTGGCCGGCGCCGAAGACGGCTACTGGGTCGCGCAGCAGATGCGCGAGTCCGAGCCCGGCGGCTGGACCCCCATCATCTTCCTCTCGGCCCTGGACAGCGATCTGGACGTGTGGCGCGGGATCGAGGCCGGCGGCGACGACTACCTGGTCAAGCCCGTCAAGCCCATCGTGCTGGTGGCCAAGCTGCGCGCCATGCGGCGCCTGCTGGACATGCGCCGGCGCCTGGTCTCGCTGTCCGAGGAACTGCATCAGGCCAACCAGCGCCTGAACGAGATGGTCGAGGTGGACGCGCTCACCGGCCTGGTCAACCGCCGCGGCTTCGACCGCCTGCTGCACAGCGAGATCGCAGCCGCGCGCCGCGACGGCACGCCGCTCACGCTCATGCTCTGCGACCTGGACCATTTCAAGCACTACAACGACACCCGCGGCCATGTGCAGGGCGACGCCTGTCTGAAGGAAGTCAGCCGCGTGCTGCGCGAAGTGTGCGTGCGCCCGCGGGACGTGGCCTCGCGCTACGGTGGCGAAGAGTTCGCGCTGATCCTGCCGAACACGCCACGCTCGGGCGCCATGACGTTCGCCCGCGCGCTCGGCAAGGTGCTGAAGGTGCGAGCCATCGCCCACGAAGGCTCGCCCCTGGGCGACCGGCTGACCCTGTCCGGCGGCATCACCACCTGCATCCCCGACGAGACGACCAGCGCCGAAGGCATGCTGATGCGTGCCGACGAGGCGCTCTACGCGGCCAAGGCCCAGGGCCGCAACCGCTTCTTCAGCTTCGAGATGCAGATGGACACCGTCGAGCAGCTGCGCGGCTGA
- a CDS encoding DUF3300 domain-containing protein, translating to MLRVPASSNGISGLSAHRHGWRAAMGCVAAACLMVAGCERVTPSSPPAPQAAAASAPDAPAAVPVAYTAPSADALYQMVAPIALYPDKLVAQVLAGATYPDQITAAESWLGQNPGLKGAALAGAADAQPWDPSVKSLTAFPNVLEQMASNLPWTTALGKAYYRDPSDVMNAIQAMRARAARQGTLKSSDRLRVATVPAAALPPLSPPAQAPVSVYAGPAVVPAPATVITIEPAQAQTVYVPRYDPAVVYGTPVPVYPSYRWAAPAPVAVAAGPDPVAVGALAFGAGVLVAAVASHHHAWGWDAWDVHWGAPPPPPAAVAWGPAPPPPPAWRPAVVYRGNTYVSNSTTVIENVHRTTVNNRNVYVNAAAQPPGLPAPAAAAAAVLPARGPGGGPVAPSPAAIATPSPDTARQALHPQPMATALRAGSGEAVRPAPGVHGSGRPGPVLASVPAGDPVAVQHAHAGPGQGMLRAGMPGVTTTAPGMPGARPAPATAVLQEGPAGRHDGGGVDAHVAAAQERHAAVPSSATAARAEPPIALMGQRPAAAAPAHQDRLNVQAPRGAALELPTAHTSQPPQPPAALRVATQPQRPTSQLAAMQPPVHAEPRHLPVAAMHAPQQAAPHVPSHPAAMQPRPAAPPQQAQAPHAHGPQQHGPEREHRPHGEHGG from the coding sequence ATGCTGCGAGTTCCCGCCTCATCCAACGGTATTTCAGGCCTCTCTGCGCATCGCCATGGGTGGCGTGCGGCGATGGGCTGTGTGGCGGCCGCTTGCCTGATGGTGGCCGGCTGCGAACGCGTGACGCCATCCTCGCCACCTGCTCCGCAGGCCGCAGCGGCATCGGCCCCGGACGCGCCGGCCGCCGTACCCGTGGCCTATACGGCGCCCTCTGCCGATGCGCTCTACCAGATGGTCGCTCCCATCGCCCTCTATCCCGACAAGCTGGTGGCGCAGGTGCTGGCGGGTGCAACCTACCCCGACCAGATCACCGCGGCCGAAAGCTGGCTGGGCCAGAACCCTGGGCTGAAAGGCGCCGCTCTGGCAGGCGCGGCCGATGCGCAGCCCTGGGACCCCAGCGTGAAGTCGCTCACGGCCTTTCCGAACGTGCTGGAGCAGATGGCCTCCAACCTGCCGTGGACGACGGCGCTGGGCAAGGCCTACTACCGCGACCCCTCGGACGTCATGAACGCCATCCAGGCGATGCGCGCCCGCGCCGCCCGGCAGGGCACGCTCAAGAGCTCCGACCGCTTGCGCGTGGCCACCGTGCCGGCCGCCGCCCTGCCGCCGCTGTCACCACCCGCCCAGGCGCCCGTGTCGGTATATGCGGGCCCCGCCGTCGTGCCTGCGCCGGCAACCGTCATCACCATCGAGCCTGCGCAGGCGCAGACGGTCTATGTGCCGCGCTATGACCCGGCCGTCGTCTACGGAACGCCGGTGCCGGTGTACCCGAGCTACCGCTGGGCAGCTCCCGCGCCGGTCGCCGTGGCTGCCGGACCCGATCCGGTGGCCGTCGGGGCGCTGGCCTTCGGGGCGGGCGTGCTGGTCGCCGCCGTGGCCAGCCACCACCATGCGTGGGGCTGGGACGCATGGGACGTGCATTGGGGGGCTCCACCTCCGCCGCCGGCTGCGGTGGCCTGGGGGCCGGCGCCTCCGCCACCCCCCGCCTGGCGGCCGGCGGTGGTCTATCGCGGCAATACCTACGTGTCGAACTCGACGACGGTGATCGAGAACGTCCACCGGACCACGGTGAACAACCGCAATGTCTACGTGAACGCTGCGGCGCAGCCGCCCGGACTGCCTGCGCCCGCCGCCGCTGCTGCAGCTGTTCTGCCGGCCCGTGGGCCGGGGGGTGGACCGGTAGCGCCTTCTCCGGCCGCCATTGCGACGCCTTCGCCGGATACCGCCCGGCAGGCGCTGCACCCGCAGCCCATGGCGACGGCGCTCCGGGCGGGTTCCGGCGAAGCGGTGCGGCCTGCACCGGGCGTGCACGGGTCCGGCAGGCCCGGCCCTGTGCTTGCCTCTGTGCCTGCGGGCGATCCCGTCGCCGTGCAGCATGCGCATGCGGGTCCCGGACAGGGAATGCTCAGGGCAGGGATGCCGGGCGTTACCACCACCGCACCCGGAATGCCCGGCGCGCGGCCCGCACCCGCCACGGCGGTACTGCAGGAAGGTCCCGCCGGTCGCCATGACGGCGGCGGGGTAGACGCTCATGTGGCGGCCGCGCAGGAGCGTCACGCTGCGGTACCTTCCTCAGCCACTGCGGCGCGTGCAGAGCCGCCCATTGCGTTGATGGGGCAGCGGCCTGCCGCTGCTGCGCCTGCGCATCAGGACCGGTTGAATGTCCAGGCCCCCCGGGGCGCGGCGCTGGAGCTGCCAACGGCGCATACATCACAACCGCCGCAGCCGCCGGCCGCCCTCCGCGTCGCTACGCAGCCCCAGCGGCCCACATCGCAGCTTGCTGCAATGCAGCCGCCCGTCCACGCAGAGCCGCGTCACCTGCCGGTGGCGGCGATGCATGCACCGCAGCAGGCCGCGCCCCATGTGCCGTCCCACCCCGCTGCGATGCAGCCGCGGCCTGCGGCACCACCGCAGCAGGCGCAAGCGCCGCACGCACACGGGCCGCAGCAGCACGGCCCGGAGCGGGAGCACAGGCCGCACGGCGAGCATGGGGGCTGA
- a CDS encoding DUF4153 domain-containing protein encodes MDHGQARPWMLAWALAQGAALWALHGAVAKDRWALLWPVYAVVLAVPLTLQLLAAHRSRHGLWLQAAALGMVFAAAAGYGGHVSGAENRGQMGAALVLLLSGSWFVLLPFAEQRLACGTWARDYPRLFTTAWRHAFQLLLAGLFTGLFWALLFLLAGLFQVLGVSLFMQTFTSLPFVYMATPVAFALGLSLYAAREEALAGFWRSMLQVLGWLLPLACLIALLFLAALPVRGLAPLWKTGHATALMLGLIGWMVFLFNVAWSDGREESQRFGPALQRFVAMGLLTLPVYAALCAYALGLRVAQYGWTADRVWAALAVVLMAVYAVGYALAALQRSVPWMSMARRVNVAVAWLAVALALLTCTPVLDPARIAVASQLARLQAQRVDVPAFDFGYLRWDAGRAGQAALEQLTQEQSHPQAAQIRERAQAAQQDKSRYARRSGAQAQVWTADTLRARLRPFPADAAPDAAWLDYLLAQLREHKLSVTCTDAAPCPVLRIDLDGDGQPEQVLLSDYLSQVFVRENGQWRAAGRLQGGNLGKLNGKQAQQWTEQGVATQPPRWHDLVIGGERYSVRPAD; translated from the coding sequence ATGGATCACGGCCAAGCGAGACCTTGGATGCTGGCCTGGGCGCTCGCGCAGGGCGCTGCCCTGTGGGCATTGCACGGCGCGGTGGCGAAGGACCGGTGGGCGCTGCTCTGGCCGGTGTACGCCGTCGTGCTGGCGGTTCCGCTGACCTTGCAGTTGCTGGCCGCGCACCGTTCGCGCCACGGGTTGTGGCTGCAGGCGGCTGCTCTGGGCATGGTGTTCGCGGCGGCTGCGGGCTATGGGGGGCATGTCTCCGGGGCAGAGAACCGCGGGCAGATGGGGGCAGCCCTGGTGCTGCTGCTGTCCGGCAGCTGGTTCGTGCTGCTGCCCTTTGCCGAGCAGCGGCTGGCCTGCGGCACCTGGGCGCGCGACTACCCGCGGCTGTTCACCACGGCGTGGCGCCACGCCTTCCAGCTGCTGCTGGCCGGGCTGTTCACCGGCCTGTTCTGGGCGCTGCTGTTTCTGCTGGCGGGGCTGTTCCAGGTGCTGGGCGTCTCGCTCTTCATGCAGACCTTCACCAGTCTCCCCTTCGTGTACATGGCCACGCCGGTCGCGTTCGCCCTGGGCCTGTCGCTCTATGCCGCGCGGGAGGAGGCGCTGGCGGGCTTCTGGCGGTCCATGCTCCAGGTGCTGGGCTGGCTGCTGCCGCTGGCCTGCCTGATCGCGCTGCTCTTCCTGGCAGCGCTGCCGGTGCGTGGCCTCGCGCCGCTGTGGAAGACGGGGCACGCCACCGCGCTCATGCTCGGCCTGATCGGGTGGATGGTGTTTCTCTTCAACGTGGCCTGGAGCGACGGCCGGGAGGAAAGCCAGCGCTTCGGCCCTGCGCTGCAGCGCTTTGTCGCCATGGGCCTGCTGACGCTGCCGGTCTACGCCGCGCTGTGCGCCTATGCCCTCGGCCTGCGGGTGGCGCAGTACGGCTGGACGGCCGATCGCGTCTGGGCCGCGCTGGCCGTGGTGCTGATGGCGGTGTACGCCGTCGGCTACGCGCTGGCCGCGTTGCAGCGCAGCGTGCCCTGGATGTCGATGGCGCGGCGCGTGAATGTGGCCGTTGCCTGGCTGGCCGTCGCGCTGGCCTTGCTGACCTGCACGCCGGTGCTGGACCCCGCGCGCATCGCCGTTGCCAGCCAGCTGGCCCGGCTGCAGGCGCAGCGGGTGGACGTGCCGGCCTTCGACTTCGGCTACCTGCGCTGGGATGCCGGCCGTGCCGGGCAGGCGGCGCTGGAGCAACTGACGCAGGAACAGAGCCATCCGCAGGCTGCGCAGATCCGTGAGCGGGCGCAGGCCGCCCAGCAGGACAAGAGCCGCTACGCGCGGCGCTCCGGGGCGCAGGCGCAGGTCTGGACGGCCGACACGCTGCGCGCCCGGCTGCGGCCCTTCCCGGCGGACGCGGCGCCGGACGCCGCATGGCTCGACTACCTGCTCGCACAACTGCGTGAGCACAAACTGTCGGTCACCTGCACCGACGCCGCGCCGTGCCCGGTGCTGCGCATCGACCTGGACGGCGACGGCCAGCCCGAGCAGGTGCTGCTAAGCGACTATCTCAGCCAGGTCTTCGTGCGCGAGAACGGGCAGTGGCGCGCGGCGGGGCGTCTGCAGGGCGGCAACCTGGGCAAGCTGAACGGCAAGCAGGCCCAGCAGTGGACAGAGCAGGGCGTTGCCACCCAGCCGCCCCGCTGGCATGACTTGGTGATCGGCGGCGAGCGCTATTCGGTGCGCCCGGCGGATTGA